The following coding sequences lie in one Palaemon carinicauda isolate YSFRI2023 chromosome 7, ASM3689809v2, whole genome shotgun sequence genomic window:
- the LOC137644577 gene encoding uncharacterized protein — protein sequence MDFQNEELSSLYFPTDFSGLPSKQLKLTVPAWDRSAAMQMLGEHVTTALAKVASSLVYSRTELSSPSTPLPPPLPPTPPPPPPLPPIPSPTPPPPPPPPPLPPHPPPPLTLAPPPPPLTIPFPPPPPPPPLILAPPPPPLTPPFPPPPLLPPPPLLPPPPLPPPPLTLAPPPPPPLTIPFPPPPLLPPPPPPPPPLTLAPPPPPPLTLAPPPPPLTIPFPPPLFFLHPSSSSTPSSSSSSSFLLLHPLLLLL from the exons ATGGACTTCCAAAATGAGGAACTCTCATCATTATATTTCCCGACGGATTT cagtggcctccccagtaaacagcttaaactcactgtcccggcctgggatcgatctgccgctatgcaaatgttaggcgaacacgttaccactgcactagccaagGTTGCAAGTTCACTTGTATATTCAAGG ACTGAGCTATCTTCCCCTTCTACTCCTCTCCCTCCACcccttcctcctactcctcctcctcctcctcctcttcctcctattccttcacccactcctcctcctcctcctcctcctccaccccttcctcctcatcctcctcctcctcttactcttgcaccccctcctcctcctctaaccATTCCTTTtcctccaccccctcctcctcctcctcttattcttgcaccccctcctcctcctctaaccCCTCCTTTTCCTCCACCCCCTCTTCTTCCTCCACCCCCTCTTCTTCCTccaccccctcttcctcctcctcctcttactcttgcaccccctcctcctcctcctctaaccaTTCCTTTTCCTCCACCCCCTCTTCTtcctccaccccctcctcctcctcctcctcttactcttgcaccccctcctcctcctcctcttactcttgcaccccctcctcctcctctaaccATTCCTTTTCCTCCACCCCTCTTCTTCCTCCACCCCTCTTCTtcctccaccccctcctcctcctcctcctcctccttcttactcttgcaccccctcctcctcctcctctaa